In Streptomyces hawaiiensis, one genomic interval encodes:
- a CDS encoding adenylate/guanylate cyclase domain-containing protein: MTVDDSGSGEDAQGADSGEDPLALRLEGLILGAERRYTPFQAARSAGVSMELASRFWRAMGFADIGQAKALTEADVLALRRLAGLVEAGLLSEAMAVQVARSTGQTTARLAEWQIDSFLEGLTEPPEPGMTRTEVTYPIVELLLPELEEFLVYVWRRQLAASAGRVVQAADDEEMVDRRLAVGFADLVGFTRLTRRMEEEELGELVEAFETTAADLVAANGGRLIKTLGDEVLYAADDAGTAAEIALRLIETMAHDETMPELRVGMAFGTVTTRMGDVFGTTVNLASRLTSIAPKDAVLVDTAFAEELIRTRDAPASEAEAADEAAAAEKEGEEPPVYRFGLQPMWQRPVRGLGVVEPWLLTRRAGAP; encoded by the coding sequence GTGACCGTCGACGACTCGGGTTCCGGCGAGGACGCGCAGGGCGCCGACTCCGGCGAGGATCCGCTCGCCCTGCGCCTCGAAGGGCTCATCCTGGGCGCCGAGCGCCGCTACACCCCGTTTCAGGCGGCTCGCAGCGCCGGCGTCTCCATGGAGCTGGCCTCCCGCTTCTGGCGGGCCATGGGCTTCGCCGACATCGGCCAGGCCAAGGCCCTGACGGAGGCCGACGTGCTCGCACTGCGGCGCCTGGCCGGTCTCGTCGAGGCGGGGCTGCTGAGCGAGGCGATGGCCGTACAGGTGGCCAGGTCCACCGGGCAGACCACCGCGCGGCTCGCCGAGTGGCAGATCGACTCCTTCCTGGAGGGGCTGACCGAGCCGCCGGAGCCGGGCATGACGCGCACCGAGGTGACGTACCCGATCGTCGAGCTGCTCCTGCCCGAGCTGGAGGAGTTCCTGGTCTACGTCTGGCGCCGGCAGCTCGCCGCCTCGGCCGGACGGGTCGTGCAGGCGGCCGACGACGAGGAGATGGTCGACCGGCGGCTGGCCGTCGGCTTCGCCGACCTGGTCGGGTTCACGCGACTCACCCGCCGTATGGAGGAGGAGGAGCTCGGGGAGCTGGTCGAGGCCTTCGAGACCACGGCCGCCGACCTGGTGGCCGCGAACGGCGGGCGGCTGATCAAGACCCTCGGTGACGAGGTGCTCTATGCCGCCGACGACGCGGGCACGGCCGCCGAGATCGCCCTGCGGCTGATCGAGACCATGGCGCACGACGAGACGATGCCGGAGCTGCGCGTCGGCATGGCGTTCGGCACGGTGACCACCCGTATGGGTGATGTGTTCGGTACGACCGTGAACCTGGCCTCCCGGCTCACCTCGATAGCTCCGAAGGACGCCGTCCTCGTAGACACGGCCTTCGCCGAGGAGCTGATCCGTACGCGGGACGCCCCGGCCTCGGAGGCGGAGGCGGCCGACGAGGCCGCGGCGGCGGAGAAGGAGGGCGAGGAGCCCCCGGTGTACCGGTTCGGGCTGCAGCCGATGTGGCAGCGGCCGGTGCGTGGCCTGGGCGTCGTGGAGCCGTGGCTGCTCACGCGGCGGGCGGGCGCGCCGTAG
- a CDS encoding enoyl-CoA hydratase/isomerase family protein, whose translation MSEERFGEFVLVRRHEQGYVAELVLDRPKAMNAVSTQMARSIAGACSALGEDRDVRAVVLTSTHERAFCVGADLKERNSFSDADLLRQRPVTRGAYTGVLELPVPTVAAVHGFALGGGFELALACDVIVADRTAVVGLPEVSVGVIPGGGGTQLLPRRVGAARAAELIFSARRVEAVEARELGLVDQLVEEGRDREEALALAGRIAGNSPVGLRAAKRALRLGQGLDLRAGLEVEDAAWRATAFSGDRAEGVAAFNERRKPQWPGE comes from the coding sequence ATGAGTGAGGAACGGTTCGGGGAGTTCGTGCTGGTGCGGCGGCATGAGCAGGGGTATGTCGCGGAGCTCGTCCTCGACCGGCCCAAGGCCATGAACGCGGTGTCGACGCAGATGGCGCGCTCCATCGCCGGGGCGTGTTCAGCGCTGGGGGAGGACCGGGACGTGCGGGCGGTCGTGCTGACCTCGACGCATGAGCGGGCGTTCTGCGTCGGGGCCGATCTGAAGGAGCGGAACTCGTTCAGCGACGCGGATCTGCTGCGGCAGCGGCCGGTGACGCGGGGGGCGTACACCGGGGTGCTGGAGCTGCCGGTGCCGACGGTGGCGGCGGTGCACGGGTTCGCGCTCGGGGGCGGGTTCGAGCTGGCGCTGGCGTGTGACGTGATCGTGGCGGACCGGACGGCGGTGGTGGGGCTGCCGGAGGTCTCGGTCGGGGTGATCCCCGGGGGCGGGGGCACACAGTTGCTGCCGCGGCGGGTCGGGGCGGCCCGGGCGGCCGAGCTGATCTTCTCCGCGCGGCGGGTGGAGGCCGTGGAGGCGAGGGAGTTGGGGCTGGTCGATCAGCTGGTGGAGGAGGGACGGGACCGGGAGGAGGCGCTGGCGCTGGCGGGCCGGATCGCCGGGAACTCCCCGGTGGGGCTCCGGGCGGCGAAGCGGGCGTTGCGGCTCGGGCAGGGGCTGGATCTGCGGGCCGGGCTCGAAGTAGAGGACGCGGCGTGGCGGGCCACGGCGTTCTCGGGGGACCGGGCGGAGGGCGTCGCGGCGTTCAACGAGCGGCGCAAGCCGCAGTGGCCGGGCGAGTAG
- a CDS encoding GGDEF domain-containing protein, producing MGEDRRLAAVVALAQGMAAAHGSREAWRAAAAGACRALGGSFAALSVWERELGRLRVLVNVGELAEGEEEFPEDEAYPVHQFAEITEFLHEQWAGGGEPDAWVETAEGPAAGRRPGYCHQRVAALRRRGRGCCVVAPIVLHGRAWGELYVARPAGEAVFGRGDADFATVLASVVAAGIAQTERLEEARRLAFTDSLTGLANRRAVDVRLERAIERHRRDGAVVSLVVCDLNGLKRVNDTHGHAAGDRLLERFGSVLSLCGAMLPGALAARLGGDEFCLLAVGPPADQVVKAAGELCRRAAELELGDGVACGVASTGDPIGPVRSARRLFRLADAAQYRAKAERASRPVVAGRAGPDDPVVRLADEPSQEAGGERRRFRGRQAP from the coding sequence ATGGGTGAGGACAGACGGCTGGCGGCCGTCGTCGCGTTGGCTCAGGGGATGGCGGCCGCGCACGGGTCGCGTGAGGCCTGGCGTGCCGCGGCCGCCGGGGCGTGCCGGGCGCTGGGTGGGAGTTTCGCCGCGCTGTCGGTGTGGGAGCGGGAGCTCGGGCGGCTGAGGGTCCTCGTGAACGTCGGTGAGTTGGCCGAGGGTGAGGAGGAGTTCCCGGAGGACGAGGCCTACCCGGTGCACCAGTTCGCGGAGATCACGGAGTTCCTGCACGAGCAGTGGGCCGGTGGCGGGGAGCCCGACGCGTGGGTGGAGACCGCCGAGGGGCCCGCCGCGGGGCGGCGGCCCGGGTACTGCCATCAGCGGGTCGCGGCCCTGCGCCGCCGGGGTCGCGGCTGCTGCGTGGTGGCGCCGATCGTGCTGCACGGCCGGGCCTGGGGCGAGCTGTATGTCGCCCGCCCGGCCGGTGAGGCCGTCTTCGGGCGGGGCGACGCCGACTTCGCCACCGTCCTCGCCTCCGTCGTGGCCGCCGGCATCGCCCAGACCGAGCGGCTGGAGGAGGCCCGGCGGCTCGCCTTCACCGACTCCCTCACCGGCCTCGCCAACCGCCGTGCCGTGGACGTACGCCTGGAGCGGGCGATCGAGCGGCACCGCAGGGACGGGGCCGTCGTCAGTCTCGTCGTCTGCGATCTGAACGGGCTCAAGCGGGTCAACGACACCCATGGGCACGCCGCCGGCGACCGGCTCCTGGAGCGGTTCGGGTCGGTGCTGTCGCTGTGCGGGGCCATGCTGCCGGGGGCGCTGGCGGCGCGGCTCGGCGGGGACGAGTTCTGTCTGCTCGCGGTCGGACCGCCCGCCGACCAGGTCGTCAAGGCGGCCGGTGAACTGTGCCGCAGAGCCGCCGAATTGGAGCTCGGGGACGGTGTGGCCTGCGGGGTCGCCTCCACCGGGGACCCGATCGGGCCCGTGCGCTCCGCCCGGCGGCTCTTCCGGCTCGCCGACGCCGCCCAGTACCGGGCCAAGGCCGAGCGGGCGAGCAGGCCGGTCGTGGCAGGCCGGGCCGGGCCGGACGACCCCGTCGTGCGGCTCGCGGACGAGCCGTCCCAGGAGGCCGGCGGTGAGCGCCGGCGATTCCGGGGCCGGCAGGCGCCCTGA
- the hutH gene encoding histidine ammonia-lyase, translating to MHTVVVGTSGVSASDVLAVARGGARVQLSEEAVTALAAAREIVDALAAKPDPVYGVSTGFGALATRHISPELRAQLQRNIVRSHAAGMGPAVEREVVRALMFLRLKTVCSGHTGVRPEVAQTMADLLNAQITPVVHEYGSLGCSGDLAPLSHCALALMGEGDAEGPDGVVRPAAELLAAHGIQPVELREKEGLALLNGTDGMLGMLVMALADLDTLYRSADVTAALSLEALLGTDWVLAPELHAIRPHPGQAASAANMLAVLKGSGLTGHHQDDAPRVQDAYSVRCAPQVAGAGRDTMAHARLVADRELASAVDNPVVLPDGRVESNGNFHGAPVAYVLDFLAIAAADLASIAERRTDRLLDKNRSHGLPPFLADDPGVDSGLMIAQYTQAALVSELKRLAVPASADSIPSSAMQEDHVSMGWSAARKLRTAVDNLTRVIAIELYAATRAVELREGLAPAPASRAVIDAVREAGVQGPGADRFLAPDLAAADAFVRDGRLLAAVEKVTGPLQ from the coding sequence ATGCACACTGTGGTGGTGGGGACGTCCGGGGTGAGCGCGTCCGACGTGCTCGCCGTGGCGCGCGGCGGCGCCCGCGTCCAGCTCTCCGAGGAGGCCGTGACCGCCCTCGCCGCGGCCCGCGAGATCGTGGACGCGCTGGCGGCCAAGCCGGACCCCGTGTACGGCGTGAGCACCGGCTTCGGTGCCCTGGCGACCCGGCACATCAGCCCGGAGCTGCGCGCCCAGCTCCAGCGCAACATCGTCCGCTCGCACGCCGCCGGGATGGGCCCGGCCGTGGAGCGGGAAGTCGTCCGCGCCCTGATGTTCCTGCGGCTGAAGACCGTCTGCTCCGGGCACACCGGCGTACGCCCCGAGGTCGCGCAGACCATGGCCGACCTCCTCAACGCCCAGATCACCCCGGTCGTGCACGAGTACGGCTCCCTCGGCTGCTCCGGCGACCTCGCGCCGCTGTCCCACTGCGCGCTGGCCCTCATGGGCGAGGGGGACGCCGAGGGCCCCGACGGTGTCGTACGCCCGGCCGCCGAACTCCTCGCCGCGCACGGCATCCAGCCGGTCGAACTGCGCGAGAAGGAAGGCCTCGCCCTCCTCAACGGCACCGACGGCATGCTCGGCATGCTGGTGATGGCCCTGGCCGACCTGGACACGCTCTACCGGTCCGCCGACGTCACCGCCGCCCTGTCCCTGGAGGCCCTGCTCGGCACCGACTGGGTTCTCGCCCCCGAACTGCACGCCATCCGCCCACACCCGGGGCAGGCCGCCAGCGCCGCCAACATGCTGGCCGTGCTGAAGGGCTCGGGCCTGACCGGGCACCACCAGGACGACGCCCCGCGCGTCCAGGACGCCTACTCGGTGCGCTGCGCCCCGCAGGTGGCCGGCGCCGGGCGGGACACCATGGCCCACGCCCGGCTGGTCGCCGACCGCGAGCTGGCGTCCGCCGTGGACAACCCGGTCGTCCTGCCCGACGGGCGCGTGGAGTCCAACGGCAACTTCCACGGGGCGCCCGTCGCGTACGTCCTGGACTTCCTCGCCATCGCCGCCGCCGACCTCGCCTCCATCGCCGAGCGGCGCACCGACCGGCTGCTCGACAAGAACCGCAGCCACGGCCTGCCGCCGTTCCTCGCCGACGACCCCGGTGTGGACTCGGGCCTGATGATCGCTCAGTACACGCAGGCCGCGCTGGTGAGCGAGCTGAAGCGGCTCGCCGTGCCGGCGTCGGCCGATTCGATCCCGTCCTCCGCCATGCAGGAGGACCACGTCTCGATGGGCTGGTCGGCGGCGCGCAAACTGCGCACGGCCGTCGACAACCTCACCCGTGTGATCGCCATCGAGCTCTACGCCGCCACGCGCGCCGTCGAGTTGCGCGAGGGACTGGCCCCGGCGCCCGCGTCGCGGGCGGTCATCGACGCCGTACGGGAGGCGGGAGTCCAGGGACCCGGAGCGGACCGGTTCCTCGCGCCCGACCTCGCCGCGGCGGACGCGTTCGTGCGCGACGGGCGGCTGCTGGCCGCGGTCGAGAAGGTCACCGGGCCGCTCCAGTAG
- a CDS encoding L,D-transpeptidase yields the protein MTVSKRRKGLTVASALLGGVLMLSACSGGDDSASGSDGGDSSQSKVDEAAAKKASEAQIKITPEDGSDNASINNSAAVTVSKGTLTNVKMTTSEGTEVSGQISADKTSWKPTTQLERSTTYKLSAEAKDSDGRVAHENASFTTVSPANSFIGNFTPDDGTTVGVGMPVSINFDKAITNKAAVQKGIKVSTTGGQEVACHWFNANRMDCRPEDYWKEGSTVTLKLALDGVEGAKGVFGVQQKTVTFKIGRNQVSYVDAKTKQMKITQDGKVVRTIPISAGSPENKTYEGIMVMSEKFKETRMNGATVGFTDDDGKGEYDIKDVPHAIRLSSSGTFIHGNYWGAKSIFGSVNTSHGCVGLQDAKGANDPNTPGAWFYNNSMIGDVVVVENTGDKTIAPDNGLNGWNMSWADWKAGSEL from the coding sequence ATGACGGTCAGTAAGCGGCGCAAGGGCCTGACGGTCGCGTCCGCACTGCTCGGCGGAGTGCTGATGCTCTCGGCGTGTTCAGGAGGCGACGACAGCGCCTCCGGGAGCGACGGAGGCGACAGCTCCCAGTCGAAGGTCGACGAGGCCGCGGCGAAGAAGGCCTCCGAGGCCCAGATCAAGATCACACCCGAGGACGGCTCCGACAACGCCTCCATCAACAACTCCGCCGCCGTCACCGTGAGCAAGGGCACGCTCACGAACGTGAAGATGACGACGTCGGAGGGCACCGAGGTCAGCGGCCAGATATCCGCCGACAAGACCAGCTGGAAGCCCACCACCCAGCTGGAGCGGTCCACCACCTACAAGCTGTCGGCCGAGGCGAAGGACTCCGACGGTCGCGTCGCCCACGAGAACGCCTCGTTCACCACGGTCTCCCCGGCCAACAGCTTCATCGGCAACTTCACCCCGGACGACGGCACCACCGTGGGCGTCGGCATGCCGGTCTCGATCAACTTCGACAAGGCGATCACCAACAAGGCGGCCGTCCAGAAGGGCATCAAGGTCAGCACGACCGGCGGCCAGGAGGTCGCCTGCCACTGGTTCAACGCCAACCGCATGGACTGCCGCCCCGAGGACTACTGGAAGGAAGGCTCCACCGTCACGCTGAAGCTCGCGCTCGACGGTGTCGAGGGAGCCAAGGGCGTCTTCGGCGTCCAGCAGAAGACGGTCACCTTCAAGATCGGCCGCAACCAGGTCTCGTACGTCGACGCGAAGACCAAGCAGATGAAGATCACGCAGGACGGCAAGGTCGTCCGCACGATCCCGATCTCCGCCGGCTCGCCCGAGAACAAGACCTACGAGGGCATCATGGTGATGTCCGAGAAGTTCAAGGAGACGCGCATGAACGGCGCGACCGTGGGCTTCACGGACGACGACGGCAAGGGCGAGTACGACATCAAGGACGTGCCGCACGCCATCCGCCTCTCCAGCTCCGGCACGTTCATCCACGGCAACTACTGGGGCGCGAAGTCCATCTTCGGCAGCGTGAACACCAGCCACGGCTGCGTCGGCCTGCAGGACGCCAAGGGTGCCAACGACCCGAACACGCCGGGCGCGTGGTTCTACAACAACTCGATGATCGGTGACGTCGTGGTCGTCGAGAACACCGGCGACAAGACCATCGCGCCGGACAACGGCCTCAACGGCTGGAACATGAGCTGGGCCGACTGGAAGGCCGGCTCGGAGCTCTGA
- a CDS encoding ABC transporter permease, with the protein MFFTYLRRELRRRRKAALVVASGLALGIALVIVVTSVSAGMGRAQDKVLQSLYGLGTDMTVTKAAAPAGSGSERPRFRFDAQDDGSGGEQSSDRVMVQGFQTLAGSTVGKVDAQSGVADAVGGLSLQVVKVSGAFTRGRFEQREGGGGQPGGRGGAQPSPQGRVEGGGADFDVNNYSVYGTDVTKPALGPLTSSKITSGRTFTTSEADAKVAVADSAYAKEKKLKAGSTVTVKSTEFTVVGIATADSGDAAADLYIPLKRAQTLADAKDKVTTIYVKATDSQRIGGVKSQIRKNVPGTTVTTSADLADTVSGSLSTASSLAASVGTWLSIVVLVAAFLVAGLLTSSAVSRRVREFGTLKALGWKSGRVTRQVVGEAVVNGLVGGALGIALGLAGAYAVTAVSPTLQAQLGGAGGAGGGGFGGFRGGPGRAAAARTLDVALTAPVSLTTIALAVALAVAGGLTAGAFGGWRASRLRPADALRRVE; encoded by the coding sequence ATGTTCTTCACCTACCTGAGGCGCGAGTTGCGCCGCCGCAGAAAAGCGGCCCTCGTCGTCGCCTCCGGACTCGCGCTGGGCATCGCGCTGGTCATCGTCGTCACGTCCGTGTCCGCCGGCATGGGCAGGGCGCAGGACAAGGTCCTCCAGTCGCTGTACGGACTGGGCACGGACATGACCGTCACCAAGGCGGCGGCACCGGCCGGGAGCGGCTCCGAGCGGCCGCGCTTCCGCTTCGACGCCCAGGACGACGGCTCGGGCGGTGAGCAGAGCAGCGACCGAGTCATGGTGCAGGGCTTCCAGACGCTGGCGGGTTCGACCGTGGGCAAGGTCGACGCGCAAAGCGGCGTCGCGGACGCGGTGGGCGGGCTGAGCCTCCAGGTCGTCAAGGTCAGCGGCGCGTTCACGCGGGGCCGGTTCGAGCAGCGTGAGGGCGGCGGCGGACAGCCCGGCGGCCGGGGCGGGGCCCAGCCCTCCCCGCAGGGCCGTGTCGAGGGCGGCGGCGCCGACTTCGACGTCAACAACTACTCCGTCTACGGCACCGACGTCACCAAACCGGCCCTCGGCCCGCTGACCTCCTCGAAGATCACCAGCGGCCGTACGTTCACGACGAGCGAGGCGGACGCGAAGGTCGCCGTGGCGGACTCGGCGTACGCCAAGGAGAAGAAGCTCAAGGCCGGCTCCACGGTCACCGTCAAGAGCACCGAGTTCACGGTGGTCGGCATCGCCACGGCCGACAGCGGGGACGCGGCCGCCGACCTCTACATCCCGCTGAAGCGGGCGCAGACGCTGGCCGACGCCAAGGACAAGGTCACCACGATCTACGTCAAGGCCACCGACTCCCAGCGGATCGGCGGCGTCAAGTCCCAGATCCGGAAGAACGTCCCGGGCACGACGGTCACCACCTCCGCGGACCTCGCCGACACCGTCTCCGGTTCCCTGTCCACGGCCTCCTCCCTCGCCGCGAGCGTCGGAACGTGGCTGTCGATCGTGGTCCTCGTGGCCGCGTTCCTGGTGGCGGGCCTGCTGACGTCCTCGGCGGTCTCCCGCCGGGTACGCGAATTCGGCACGCTCAAGGCACTGGGCTGGAAGTCGGGCCGGGTGACGCGGCAGGTGGTCGGAGAGGCGGTGGTCAACGGCCTGGTGGGCGGGGCGCTGGGGATCGCGCTGGGGCTGGCGGGGGCGTATGCCGTGACCGCCGTGAGTCCCACGCTGCAGGCGCAGTTGGGCGGGGCAGGCGGGGCCGGTGGCGGCGGCTTCGGGGGCTTCAGGGGCGGCCCGGGCCGTGCGGCGGCGGCCAGGACCCTCGATGTCGCCCTCACCGCCCCGGTCAGCCTGACGACCATCGCCCTCGCGGTCGCCCTGGCCGTGGCGGGCGGGCTGACCGCCGGTGCGTTCGGCGGCTGGCGGGCCTCCAGGCTCCGCCCGGCGGACGCCCTGCGCCGAGTCGAGTAG
- a CDS encoding ABC transporter ATP-binding protein: MYELRAVTKHYTRSKDTVHALDGIDLTIPDGDRLVIQGPTGGGKSTLLQMLGGLDRPTSGEIVLDGTDLAALPEARLTRVRSESIGFVFQSFNLIPTLTAQENVETALVPLGVKPRQRREQAAEALKSVGLGERLAHLPGEMSGGQQQRVAIARALVKQPKVLLADEPTGNLDESMRDEIMDVLIRMWKELGLTFVMVTHDSALADKAPRVATIRKGRITVRENTRA, translated from the coding sequence ATGTACGAACTCAGAGCCGTGACCAAGCACTACACCCGGTCCAAAGACACCGTCCACGCCCTCGACGGCATAGACCTGACCATCCCCGACGGCGACCGACTGGTCATCCAGGGCCCCACGGGCGGCGGCAAATCCACCCTGCTCCAGATGCTCGGCGGACTGGACCGCCCGACCTCGGGCGAAATCGTCCTGGACGGCACCGACCTCGCCGCACTGCCGGAGGCGCGACTGACCCGCGTAAGAAGCGAAAGCATCGGTTTCGTCTTCCAGTCCTTCAACCTCATCCCGACGCTCACCGCGCAGGAAAACGTGGAGACCGCCCTCGTCCCCCTCGGCGTGAAGCCGAGACAGCGCCGCGAACAGGCCGCCGAGGCACTGAAATCGGTCGGTCTCGGCGAGCGCCTCGCGCATCTGCCCGGCGAGATGTCCGGCGGTCAGCAGCAGCGCGTCGCCATCGCCCGGGCCCTGGTGAAACAGCCGAAGGTGCTCCTCGCAGACGAACCCACCGGCAACCTCGACGAGTCGATGCGCGACGAGATCATGGACGTACTGATCCGCATGTGGAAAGAGCTCGGCCTCACTTTCGTGATGGTCACCCACGACTCGGCCCTCGCGGACAAAGCCCCGCGCGTGGCGACCATCCGCAAGGGCCGGATCACCGTCAGGGAGAACACGCGTGCGTAA